One part of the Bradyrhizobium sp. CB1650 genome encodes these proteins:
- a CDS encoding lactonase family protein, with the protein MRRRRVLQLGLSGIAALGAVPRIGAQRAMAADSHETFVYVSNAGTKDIYVLGMNRDTGELTMVERALVPGAEKTSLVSLPMALAPNKRFIYAQLRSEPYPVSTFSIDHTSGKLTHLDATPLVDQMAYVNVDKTGKHLLGASYTGAKVAVYPIDARYIVEGKAIQIIDTKPKAHCVFVDASNKHVYVPVLGADYVMQFKFDVNTGMLKPNDPPTVATKAGAGPRHFTIHPNGKWGYLITETTATIGTYSIEKDSGTLVEVAYVDTGDYNQKDSAFASDIHITPNGKFLYGAVRTTSMLHGYKIDPEKGTLTGIGKWPTEKTPRGFNIDPRGKFLLAVGMDSASLTVHAIDQDSGELKNVKQYPMGKQPNWVEIVDRIRD; encoded by the coding sequence ATGAGACGACGCCGCGTATTGCAACTCGGGCTCAGCGGGATCGCTGCGCTCGGCGCCGTTCCCCGGATCGGAGCGCAGAGGGCGATGGCTGCTGATAGCCACGAAACATTCGTCTACGTATCGAACGCTGGCACCAAGGACATCTATGTCCTCGGCATGAACCGCGATACCGGTGAGCTCACCATGGTCGAGAGGGCGCTGGTGCCCGGCGCGGAGAAGACGTCGCTGGTCAGCTTGCCGATGGCGCTGGCCCCAAACAAGCGCTTCATTTACGCGCAACTGCGTAGTGAGCCGTATCCGGTGTCGACGTTCTCCATCGACCACACCAGCGGGAAGCTCACCCATCTCGACGCGACGCCACTCGTCGATCAGATGGCCTACGTCAACGTCGATAAGACTGGCAAACACCTGCTCGGCGCGTCCTATACCGGTGCCAAGGTGGCAGTCTATCCGATCGACGCACGCTATATTGTCGAAGGCAAGGCGATCCAGATCATCGACACCAAGCCGAAGGCGCACTGCGTCTTCGTTGACGCCAGCAACAAACATGTCTATGTGCCGGTGCTCGGGGCCGACTACGTCATGCAGTTCAAGTTCGATGTCAACACCGGCATGCTGAAGCCCAACGATCCGCCCACAGTCGCCACCAAGGCCGGCGCCGGTCCGCGCCATTTCACTATCCACCCGAATGGCAAATGGGGTTATCTCATCACTGAGACGACCGCGACGATCGGCACCTATTCGATCGAAAAGGACAGTGGTACTCTTGTTGAGGTGGCATACGTCGACACCGGCGATTACAACCAAAAAGATTCGGCCTTCGCATCCGACATCCATATCACGCCGAACGGCAAATTCCTTTATGGCGCCGTCCGCACAACCAGCATGCTGCATGGGTACAAGATCGATCCCGAAAAGGGCACGCTGACTGGGATCGGCAAATGGCCGACCGAGAAGACTCCGCGCGGCTTCAACATCGATCCGCGCGGCAAGTTCTTGCTCGCCGTGGGGATGGATTCAGCGAGCCTGACTGTCCATGCGATCGACCAGGACAGTGGCGAGTTGAAGAACGTCAAGCAATATCCGATGGGCAAGCAGCCGAACTGGGTTGAGATCGTCGATAGGATCCGCGACTAG